One genomic window of Ziziphus jujuba cultivar Dongzao chromosome 4, ASM3175591v1 includes the following:
- the LOC107414153 gene encoding uncharacterized protein LOC107414153 produces MMLAAAATILTSSASRAFSTTTRRPLHNSVAAFSHLRSLSSPISRFSVRSMADSAASSSPFKKIQIQRDDTAFDAYVIGKEDAPGIVVLQEWWGVDFEIKNHAIKISQLNPGFKALIPDLYRGKVGLDVAEAQHLMDGLDWQGAVKDIRASVNWLKENGSKKVGVTGFCMGGALSIASSVLVPEVDAVVAFYGVPSSQLADPAQAKVPVQAHFGELDSFVGFSDVTAAKSLEEKLKAAGIPYEIHIYAGNGHAFMNRSPEGVKRRKGMGLPDEDEAAVELAWSRFQSWMTSYLSA; encoded by the exons ATGATGTTAGCAGCAGCTGCTACTATTCTCACATCATCAGCTTCTAGAGCCTTCAGCACCACCACTCGGAGGCCTCTTCATAACTCCGTTGCTGCCTTCTCTCACCTAcgttctctctcttccccaatCTCTCGCTTCTCAGTCCGCTCAATGGCAGACTCCGCAGCCTCTTCCTCTCCTTTCaagaaaattcaaatccaaagaGACGATACT GCATTTGATGCATATGTGATTGGCAAAGAAGATGCTCCTGGGATAGTCGTGCTTCAAGAGTGGTGGGGTGTGGATTTTGAGATCAAGAACCATGCTATAAAAATTTCTCAACTCAATCCAGGATTTAAAGCTCTTATCCCAGA TTTATACAGAGGGAAGGTCGGTTTGGATGTTGCAGAAGCACAGCACTTGATGGATGGTCTTGATTGGCAAGGTGCTGTTAAGGATATACGTGCTTCAGTTAACTGGCTGAAAGAAAATGGCTCAAAGAAG GTTGGTGTTACTGGATTTTGCATGGGGGGTGCTCTCTCGATTGCAAGTTCTGTTTTGGTCCCTGAGGTTGATGCTGTCGTTGCATTTTATGGAGTTCCTTCATCACAGCTTGCAGACCCTGCCCAAGCCAAGGTTCCTGTTCAGGCTCATTTTGGAGAGCTTGATAGTTTTGTTGGCTTTTCAGATGTGACG GCCGCCAAGTCTTTGGAGGAGAAGCTGAAAGCAGCAGGAATCCCATATGAGATACACATTTATGCAGGTAATGGACATGCTTTCATGAATAGGTCTCCGGAAGGTGTTAAGCGGAGGAAGGGCATGGGATTGCCCGATGAGGATGAAGCTGCTGTAGAGCTCGCTTGGTCTCGCTTCCAGTCATGGATGACCAGCTACTTGTCTGCTTAA
- the LOC125420373 gene encoding probable WRKY transcription factor 31 isoform X1 codes for MAKGSGLSIDSDPIGFFLHRPIVLNSFQDDKNNYIHHNNKKKLLSNSMDNTIHQRSPPPPPPPTTLQFPVNLNRTGHDDDDHHHHRHDSPPSSSDQKRTVIDEMDFFADHKNYDHRSNANSSSAADNNGHREIQLNVNTGLNLLTTNTSSDQSVVDDGISPNIVDEKKAKSELAVLHAELERMNAENQRLKDMLNQVTSNYNTLQMHLMTLMQNQKADNSSEGHGVFDGKLELEKKNSDNGGAVVPRQFMDLGLAATNNGDTDEPSLSSSEERRSGSAGNNIKNGHGDDQGPVLDQEKKEFDRGIGREDGADQSNSHGWGPNKVPRLNSSKEADQTEATMRKARVSVRARSEAPMINDGCQWRKYGQKMAKGNPCPRAYYRCTMAVGCPVRKQVQRCAEDRTILITTYEGNHSHPLPPAAMAMASTTSSAARMLLSGSMSSADGLMNPNFLARTILPCSSSMATISASAPFPTVTLDLTQSPNPLQHQRPPTQFHISFPNPSQNLANSPSSLLPQIFGQALYNQSKFSGLQMSQDMAEPAQLGHQPQPQQLGQHGSLTDTVSAATAAITADPNFTAALAAAITSIIGGGAGAHPNNSAAATTPTNNNTSSNANVTSSNSN; via the exons ATGGCCAAAGGAAGTGGACTCTCCATTGATTCAGATCCAATTGGGTTCTTTCTTCACAGGCCTATAGTACTTAACTCATTTCAAGATGATAAGAATAATTATATCCATCACAACAACAAGAAGAAACTTCTTTCTAATTCCATGGATAACACAATTCACCAAAggtctcctcctcctcctcctcctcctaccACTCTCCAATTCCCAGTCAACCTTAATCGTACCGGCCATGACgatgatgatcatcatcatcatcgtcatgaTTCTCCGCCATCTTCGTCTGATCAGAAACGGACTGTCATCGATGAGATGGACTTCTTTGCTGATCATAAAAACTATGACCATCGTTCCAATGCTAATTCTTCTTCCGCTGCTGATAACAACGGTCACCGAGAGATACAACTTAATGTAAAC ACTGGTTTGAATCTTCTCACTACAAACACTAGCAGCGATCAATCAGTGGTCGATGATGGAATATCACCAAATATTGTAGAcgaaaaaaaagctaaaagtgag ctgGCTGTTCTTCATGCGGAGCTTGAGAGAATGAACGCAGAGAATCAGCGTTTAAAGGATATGCTTAACCAGGTTACTAGCAATTACAACACCCTTCAGATGCATTTGATGACTTTGATGCAAAACCAAAAGGCTGACAACTCATCAGAAGGTCATGGAGTATTTGATGGTAAATTGGAATTAGAAAAGAAGAACAGCGACAATGGTGGAGCTGTAGTGCCTAGGCAGTTTATGGATCTTGGATTGGCAGCTACCAATAATGGAGATACTGATGAGCCTTCCCTGTCTTCGTCCGAAGAAAGACGATCAGGGTCGGCTGGAAATAACATCAAGAACGGACATGGTGATGATCAAGGGCCAGTACTCGATcaggaaaagaaagaatttgaTAGAGGAATAGGTAGAGAGGACGGTGCAGATCAATCTAATTCTCATGGTTGGGGTCCCAACAAAGTTCCCAGATTAAATTCTTCCAAAGAAGCTGATCAAACTGAGGCCACCATGAGAAAAGCACGTGTTTCAGTGAGAGCTAGATCGGAGGcacctatg attaATGATGGTTGCCAATGGCGAAAATATGGACAAAAGATGGCAAAGGGAAACCCATGTCCACGAGCATATTACCGATGCACCATGGCCGTCGGTTGTCCTGTTAGAAAACAA GTACAAAGATGTGCTGAAGATAGAACCATCCTTATTACAACATATGAAGGAAATCACAGCCATCCATTGCCTCCGGCGGCCATGGCGATGGCATCGACTACTTCATCAGCAGCAAGAATGCTACTGTCAGGGTCTATGTCAAGTGCAGATGGTCTAATGAACCCCAACTTCCTGGCTAGAACCATACTTCCATGTTCCTCTAGCATGGCTACAATCTCAGCCTCAGCTCCATTCCCTACTGTTACATTGGACCTAACCCAATCACCTAATCCTTTACAGCACCAAAGGCCACCAACACAATTCCACATCTCATTCCCTAACCCTTCTCAGAACTTGGCCAATTCACCATCCTCTTTGCTTCCTCAAATTTTTGGTCAAGCACTTTATAACCAGTCTAAATTCTCAGGCCTCCAAATGTCCCAAGACATGGCCGAACCTGCTCAATTAGGCCACCAGCCGCAACCACAACAGCTGGGGCAACACGGCTCTTTGACCGACACCGTGAGCGCCGCCACAGCTGCCATTACAGCCGACCCGAATTTCACCGCAGCTCTTGCGGCCGCCATCACTTCCATCATCGGCGGTGGTGCCGGTGCTCATCCAAACAATAGTGCCGCAGCCACTACCCCTACCAATAACAACACTAGCAGCAATGCCAATGTTACTAGTAGCAATAGTAATTAG
- the LOC125420373 gene encoding probable WRKY transcription factor 31 isoform X2, giving the protein MAKGSGLSIDSDPIGFFLHRPIVLNSFQDDKNNYIHHNNKKKLLSNSMDNTIHQRSPPPPPPPTTLQFPVNLNRTGHDDDDHHHHRHDSPPSSSDQKRTVIDEMDFFADHKNYDHRSNANSSSAADNNGHREIQLNVNLAVLHAELERMNAENQRLKDMLNQVTSNYNTLQMHLMTLMQNQKADNSSEGHGVFDGKLELEKKNSDNGGAVVPRQFMDLGLAATNNGDTDEPSLSSSEERRSGSAGNNIKNGHGDDQGPVLDQEKKEFDRGIGREDGADQSNSHGWGPNKVPRLNSSKEADQTEATMRKARVSVRARSEAPMINDGCQWRKYGQKMAKGNPCPRAYYRCTMAVGCPVRKQVQRCAEDRTILITTYEGNHSHPLPPAAMAMASTTSSAARMLLSGSMSSADGLMNPNFLARTILPCSSSMATISASAPFPTVTLDLTQSPNPLQHQRPPTQFHISFPNPSQNLANSPSSLLPQIFGQALYNQSKFSGLQMSQDMAEPAQLGHQPQPQQLGQHGSLTDTVSAATAAITADPNFTAALAAAITSIIGGGAGAHPNNSAAATTPTNNNTSSNANVTSSNSN; this is encoded by the exons ATGGCCAAAGGAAGTGGACTCTCCATTGATTCAGATCCAATTGGGTTCTTTCTTCACAGGCCTATAGTACTTAACTCATTTCAAGATGATAAGAATAATTATATCCATCACAACAACAAGAAGAAACTTCTTTCTAATTCCATGGATAACACAATTCACCAAAggtctcctcctcctcctcctcctcctaccACTCTCCAATTCCCAGTCAACCTTAATCGTACCGGCCATGACgatgatgatcatcatcatcatcgtcatgaTTCTCCGCCATCTTCGTCTGATCAGAAACGGACTGTCATCGATGAGATGGACTTCTTTGCTGATCATAAAAACTATGACCATCGTTCCAATGCTAATTCTTCTTCCGCTGCTGATAACAACGGTCACCGAGAGATACAACTTAATGTAAAC ctgGCTGTTCTTCATGCGGAGCTTGAGAGAATGAACGCAGAGAATCAGCGTTTAAAGGATATGCTTAACCAGGTTACTAGCAATTACAACACCCTTCAGATGCATTTGATGACTTTGATGCAAAACCAAAAGGCTGACAACTCATCAGAAGGTCATGGAGTATTTGATGGTAAATTGGAATTAGAAAAGAAGAACAGCGACAATGGTGGAGCTGTAGTGCCTAGGCAGTTTATGGATCTTGGATTGGCAGCTACCAATAATGGAGATACTGATGAGCCTTCCCTGTCTTCGTCCGAAGAAAGACGATCAGGGTCGGCTGGAAATAACATCAAGAACGGACATGGTGATGATCAAGGGCCAGTACTCGATcaggaaaagaaagaatttgaTAGAGGAATAGGTAGAGAGGACGGTGCAGATCAATCTAATTCTCATGGTTGGGGTCCCAACAAAGTTCCCAGATTAAATTCTTCCAAAGAAGCTGATCAAACTGAGGCCACCATGAGAAAAGCACGTGTTTCAGTGAGAGCTAGATCGGAGGcacctatg attaATGATGGTTGCCAATGGCGAAAATATGGACAAAAGATGGCAAAGGGAAACCCATGTCCACGAGCATATTACCGATGCACCATGGCCGTCGGTTGTCCTGTTAGAAAACAA GTACAAAGATGTGCTGAAGATAGAACCATCCTTATTACAACATATGAAGGAAATCACAGCCATCCATTGCCTCCGGCGGCCATGGCGATGGCATCGACTACTTCATCAGCAGCAAGAATGCTACTGTCAGGGTCTATGTCAAGTGCAGATGGTCTAATGAACCCCAACTTCCTGGCTAGAACCATACTTCCATGTTCCTCTAGCATGGCTACAATCTCAGCCTCAGCTCCATTCCCTACTGTTACATTGGACCTAACCCAATCACCTAATCCTTTACAGCACCAAAGGCCACCAACACAATTCCACATCTCATTCCCTAACCCTTCTCAGAACTTGGCCAATTCACCATCCTCTTTGCTTCCTCAAATTTTTGGTCAAGCACTTTATAACCAGTCTAAATTCTCAGGCCTCCAAATGTCCCAAGACATGGCCGAACCTGCTCAATTAGGCCACCAGCCGCAACCACAACAGCTGGGGCAACACGGCTCTTTGACCGACACCGTGAGCGCCGCCACAGCTGCCATTACAGCCGACCCGAATTTCACCGCAGCTCTTGCGGCCGCCATCACTTCCATCATCGGCGGTGGTGCCGGTGCTCATCCAAACAATAGTGCCGCAGCCACTACCCCTACCAATAACAACACTAGCAGCAATGCCAATGTTACTAGTAGCAATAGTAATTAG
- the LOC107414182 gene encoding aspartic proteinase A1 yields MGIKFEASLVAVLLLFILSPVVFSSHNDGLIRVGLKKRQLDRNVQILGHNDAKGKQTFRASFGKSCQHGNLRNSQDAEIVALKNYMDAQYFGEIGIGTPPQKFTVIFDTGSSNLWVPSSKCHFSIACFFHSKYKSSYSRTYKKNGKSAEIHYGTGAISGFFSQDHVKVGNLIVEDQDFIEATREPSITFVAAKFDGILGLGFQEISVGNAVPLWYNMVNQGLVKEPVFSFWLNRNIEGEEGGEIVFGGVDSNHYKGEHTYVPVTQKGYWQFDMGDVLIDGETTGFCGSGCSAIADSGTSLLAGPTTIITQINHAIGASGVVSQECKTLVEQYGKEILEMLLAEAQPQKICSQIGFCTFDGTQGVSMGIESVVDEKMEKTSDGLHDATCTACEMLVVWIQKQLRRNKTEDQILNYVNELCERLPSPSGESAVACNSLSSMPNVSFTIGDKVFDLAPEQYILKVGEGFEAQCISGFIALDVAPPRGPLWILGDVFMGRYHTVFDYGNERVGFAEAA; encoded by the exons ATGGGCATCAAATTTGAAGCCAGTTTGGTTGCTGTACTTCTTTTGTTCATTCTGTCGCCTGTTGTGTTTTCCTCTCACAATGATGGGTTGATTAGAGTTGGACTGAAAAAGAGACAGTTAGATCGAAATGTCCAGATCCTTGGACATAATGATGCTAAGGGAAAGCAAACGTTCAGAGCTTCTTTTGGAAAGAGTTGTCAACATGGTAATCTCAGGAATTCCCAGGATGCTGAAATTGTCGCGCTAAAGAACTATATGGATGCTCAGTATTTTGGTGAGATTGGCATTGGCACACCTCCTCAGAAGTTTACTGTGATATTTGACACGGGAAGTTCTAACCTCTGGGTTCCCTCATCGAAGTGTCATTTCTCA ATTGCATGCTTTTTTCACTCCAAGTACAAATCTAGCTATTCAAGAACCTACAAGAAAAATG GGAAATCTGCAGAGATCCATTATGGAACTGGAGCAATTTCAGGTTTCTTTAGTCAGGACCATGTCAAAGTTGGCAATCTGATTGTTGAAGATCAG GATTTTATTGAGGCAACAAGAGAACCTAGCATCACATTTGTGGCTGCTAAGTTTGATGGTATACTTGGCCTTGGATTTCAAGAGATTTCAGTTGGGAATGCTGTTCCTCTTTG GTATAATATGGTTAATCAAGGTCTTGTCAAAGAACCAGTTTTTTCATTCTGGTTGAATCGCAATATTGAAGGGGAAGAAGGCGGTGAGATAGTATTTGGTGGTGTTGATTCTAATCATTACAAGGGAGAGCATACATATGTTCCTGTGACACAAAAAGGCTATTGGCAG TTTGATATGGGTGATGTCCTTATTGATGGTGAAACAACAG GATTTTGTGGTAGTGGTTGTTCAGCAATTGCTGATTCAGGAACCTCCCTATTGGCAGGGCCAACG ACTATTATTACTCAAATTAATCATGCCATTGGAGCCTCTGGTGTTGTAAGCCAAGAATGCAAGACACTGGTTGAACAATATGGAAAAGAAATACTTGAAATGTTGCTGGCTGAG GCACAACCTCAAAAAATCTGTTCGCAAATTGGCTTTTGTACTTTTGATGGAACTCAGGGTGTTAG TATGGGAATTGAAAGTGTTGTGGATGAGAAGATGGAAAAGACTTCTGATGGTCTTCATGACGCCACGTGTACTGCTTGTGAGATGTTAGTGGTATGGATACAAAAACAGCTGAGGCGAAATAAGACTGAGGATCAGATCTTGAATTATGTTAATGAG CTCTGTGAACGACTTCCCAGTCCAAGTGGAGAATCAGCTGTTGCATGTAACTCTCTGTCTTCCATGCCCAATGTGTCATTTACCATAGGCGATAAAGTATTTGACCTTGCACCGGAGCAG TATATTCTCAAAGTGGGAGAGGGATTTGAAGCTCAATGCATTAGTGGATTTATAGCTCTAGACGTGGCACCTCCTCGTGGACCTCTCTG GATTTTGGGAGACGTTTTCATGGGTCGATATCACACGGTGTTCGACTATGGGAATGAAAGGGTCGGATTTGCTGAAGCAGCTTAA